Proteins encoded in a region of the Maniola jurtina chromosome 12, ilManJurt1.1, whole genome shotgun sequence genome:
- the LOC123870067 gene encoding juvenile hormone esterase-like, whose amino-acid sequence MNIFDWTFFLVSKLIPIQVIVKEGVLEGDVVWNRYGSPYYSFKGIPYAEPPVGDLRFKAPIPKSPWAGVRNAKEHAPKCYQPQLYAKETQTPIGSEDCLYLNVYAPNIVPIKFLLPVMVWIHGGGFHSGSGNDDEQSPEYFMRKEVILVTLNYRLEVLAFLSLDTEDIPGNAGMKDQVAALRWVKENIQKFGGDPDNITIFGESAGGASVSFHLVSPMSKGLFKRAIAQSGALTCWWPITFRARDRALVLARKLGCSSKDDKEIYDCLLAQPVESLVSTKIKVTYVQSAKACVNVHFGIVSERRFGENERFFSGHPYDVLRNGIHEGVQVMNGYTEDEGTLYFLRADRDAEEVFEQANNFKEFFVPEPYTTNTTLVTQMEIGERFREFYLGDKTASKETVDEMMKYFNMEVFVYGIMALQKIVAKTTQESNNYLYKFTCKSELNQFARQTAIDSLFAHRPVVAHGGDLRYLFPLLPAFGPEIDMNSNTFKMINQVTTLWTNFAKYGNPTPDDSLGTKWLPYTIENQDYLVIGEDLVPGTFPEQEDVEFWEDNFKEHLPKLVP is encoded by the exons ATGAATATCTTCGACTGGACGTTCTTCCTGGTGTCTAAACTGATCCCAATTCAAGTGATAGTCAAAGAGGGAGTCTTGGAGGGAGATGTGGTGTGGAATCGTTACGGGAGTCCCTATTACAGCTTCAAGGGCATCCCATATGCGGAACCACCGGTCGGAGATCTACGGTTTAAG GCGCCTATCCCCAAATCGCCATGGGCAGGAGTTCGCAACGCCAAAGAGCACGCTCCAAAATGTTATCAACCACAACTATACGCCAAGGAAACTCAAACCCCAATAGGAAGTGAGGACTGCTTGTATCTCAACGTTTATGCGCCCAACATTGTCCCAATAAAGTTCCTGTTACCTGTCATGGTTTGGATTCATGGAGGAGGGTTCCACAGTGGCAGTGGGAATGATGACGAGCAAAGTCCTGAATACTTCATGAGAAAAGAAGTTATCCTAGTCACCTTGAACTATAGACTCGAGGTCTTAGCTTTCCTCTCCCTCGACACCGAAGATATTCCTGGAAACGCTGGTATGAAGGACCAGGTGGCTGCTCTGAGATGGGTTAAagaaaacatacaaaaatttgGCGGAGACCCTGATAACATTACAATTTTTGGGGAAAGTGCTGGAGGTGCTAGCGTTTCATTTCATCTTGTTTCACCGATGAGCAAGGGTTTATTCAAAAGAGCTATAGCACAAAGCGGTGCTCTAACGTGTTGGTGGCCAATAACGTTCAGAGCACGAGACAGAGCATTGGTTCTTGCAAGAAAATTAGGGTGTAGTTCCAAAGATGACAAAGAAATTTACGACTGTCTTCTTGCCCAACCTGTAGAATCTTTAGTTTCTACAAAGATCAAAGTTACTTATGTCCAATCAGCAAAAGCGTGTGTAAATGTACACTTCGGTATCGTTTCGGAAAGACGATTTGGTGAAAATGAAAGATTCTTCTCCGGGCATCCGTATGATGTTCTACGTAACGGCATTCACGAAGGCGTACAGGTAATGAATGGTTACACAGAAGATGAAGGGACGCTGTATTTTTTACGCGCCGACCGCGACGCTGAAGAAGTTTTCGAACAAGCCAATAACTTCAAAGAATTCTTCGTTCCTGAACCCTATACAACTAATACAACTTTAGTTACTCAAATGGAAATCGGTGAAAGGTTCAGAGAATTCTATTTAGGAGACAAAACTGCATCAAAGGAGACGGTGGATgaaatgatgaaatatttcaatatGGAAGTTTTCGTGTACGGAATAATGGCCCTACAAAAAATTGTCGCCAAAACGACTCAAGAGTCAAATAATTACTTGTACAAGTTCACGTGCAAGTCAGAACTGAATCAGTTTGCTCGTCAGACGGCCATAGACTCGTTGTTTGCACATAGACCAGTAGTGGCACACGGTGGTGACCTTCGGTACCTCTTCCCGCTACTACCTGCATTCGGTCCGGAAATCGATATGAATTCGAACACGTTTAAAATGATTAACCAAGTAACTACGCTATGGACCAACTTTGCTAAATACGG TAATCCTACTCCAGATGACAGTTTGGGTACCAAGTGGCTTCCTTATACAATAGAAAACCAGGATTATTTGGTCATTGGCGAGGACTTGGTACCAGGGACGTTTCCTGAACAGGAAGATGTGGAGTTTTGGGAGGACAACTTCAAAGAACATTTGCCTAAACTAGTGCCATAA
- the LOC123870465 gene encoding uncharacterized protein LOC123870465, whose protein sequence is MKRQQISPSIEASIFAIQDQAVMTRQHQRDILKEPVDGKCRLCATKDETTQHIISGCEKLAGTYYVKRHNNLVQYVYWCLAKKHNFEVSNLWWKEILTQPQVIENATAKILWEMPVQTDVTVTHNRPDLIYIDKNKNRTFLIDITVPSDYNIGPKEIEKLSKYHLLKTEVSRLWDTQATVIPIVIGATGVVARSIKKYIDTLDTNIDISILQKQAAIHTSIMISKVLGDTVFVHHTQPEQHTLRDNIAN, encoded by the coding sequence ATGAAAAGGCAACAGATATCTCCAAGCATTGAGGCCTCAATATTTGCCATACAGGATCAAGCCGTCATGACGCGACAACATCAACGCGACATACTAAAAGAACCAGTAGATGGAAAATGTCGCCTATGTGCAACCAAAGATGAAACCACGCAGCACATTATTTCAGGGTGTGAAAAATTGGCAGGGACCTATTATGTCAAAAGGCATAATAACCTTGTACAATACGTCTACTGGTGTCTGGCCAAAAAACACAACTTTGAAGTCTCCAACCTGTGGTGGAAAGAAATTCTCACCCAACCGCAAGTTATAGAAAACGCAACCGCAAAAATCTTATGGGAAATGCCAGTTCAAACTGATGTCACCGTAACTCATAACAGACCCGATTTAATTTACATAGATAAGAATAAAAACCGAACATTTTTAATAGATATAACAGTTCCATCAGATTATAATATAGGGCCTAAAGAAATAGAGAAGTTAAGTAAGTACCATCTCTTAAAAACCGAAGTCAGTCGTTTGTGGGATACACAAGCGACAGTAATTCCAATTGTAATAGGTGCGACGGGTGTAGTAGCTAGaagcattaaaaaatatatagatacaTTAGATACCAACATCGACATAAGTATTCTTCAAAAACAAGCAGCAATACACACTTCAATTATGATATCCAAAGTGCTAGGAGATACTGTTTTTGTTCACCACACACAGCCGGAACAACATACGCTACGTGATAATATCGCAAATTAA
- the LOC123870068 gene encoding acetylcholinesterase-like isoform X3: MDFLNWIYPLVWRLFSVHVQVNEGVLEGDVDLNPYGSPFFSFKGIPYAEPPVGDLRFKAPQPKTPWEGVRSAKEHASKCYQYHLMPNESASSIGSEDCLYLNVYTPNLVPINPLPVMVWIHGGGFMIGGGDNDGPQFLLRKDVILVTINYRLEILGFLSLDTEDIPGNAGMKDQVAALRWVKENIRKFGGDPDNITIFGESAGERQFGDNERFYYGDSFDLVRDGIHEDVEIMNGCTADEGSLYFAAGVDFNRLFDQANKFLEFFVPHLFAINTPLVTQMEIGRRFKEFYLKNNTASKDNVDDLLRYFSMEIFMYGAISMQKMVAKRDENKNYLYKFTCKSELNQFLTMTGLDDMFSYRPLTAHGDDVGYLFPLTPTVDMSSDAFKMIDQVTTLWTNFAKYGDPTPDDSLGTKWLPFTLENEEYLDIGEVLESKTFPDKEEVDFWESMFEEFLPHYVP, from the exons ATggatttcttaaactggatatATCCTCTGGTCTGGAGGCTATTCTCTGTGCATGTGCAAGTAAATGAAGGTGTCTTGGAAGGAGACGTGGACTTGAATCCCTATGGAAGTCCCTTCTTCAGCTTTAAGGGCATACCTTATGCGGAACCTCCTGTTGGTGATCTGAGATTCAAG GCACCTCAGCCAAAAACACCGTGGGAAGGAGTTCGCAGTGCCAAAGAACACGCCTCGAAATGTTATCAGTACCACCTTATGCCCAACGAATCTGCTTCATCAATCGGCAGTGAAGATTGCCTGTACCTCAACGTTTACACTCCTAACTTAGTTCCTATCAACCCTTTACCTGTCATGGTGTGGATTCACGGAGGAGGATTCATGATTGGCGGTGGCGATAATGACGGTCCTCAATTCCTTTTAAGAAAAGATGTCATTCTAGTTACCATAAACTATAGACTGGAGATCTTAGGTTTCCTCTCCCTCGACACAGAAGACATCCCTGGAAACGCTGGTATGAAGGACCAAGTGGCTGCTCTAAGATGGGTCAAAGAAAACATAAGAAAGTTCGGTGGTGATCCTGATAACATTACCATTTTTGGTGAAAGTGCTGGAG AAAGACAGTTTGGTGACAATGAAAGATTTTACTACGGAGACTCTTTTGATCTGGTACGTGACGGCATACACGAGGATGTAGAAATTATGAATGGTTGTACAGCTGATGAAGGGAGTCTATATTTTGCAGCTGGAGTGGATTTCAACAGACTCTTCGATCAAGCTAATAAATTCTTGGAATTTTTCGTTCCACATCTCTTCGCCATTAACACTCCTTTAGTTACACAGATGGAAATTGGGCGAAGGTTTAAGGAGTTTTACTTGAAAAATAATACAGCGTCTAAGGATAACGTCGATGATTTGTTAAGGTATTTCAGTATGGAGATATTTATGTATGGAGCGATATCAATGCAGAAAATGGTTGCAAAGAGGGATGAGAACAAGAATTATTTGTACAAGTTTACATGTAAATCTGAATTGAACCAGTTCTTGACGATGACGGGATTGGACGATATGTTCAGCTACAGGCCTCTGACCGCACATGGCGATGACGTCGGCTATCTGTTCCCGCTAACTCCAACAGTCGACATGAGCTCGGACGCTTTCAAAATGATCGATCAAGTAACCACACTTTGGACGAATTTCGCTAAATATGG tgaTCCTACTCCTGATGACAGTTTGGGCACAAAATGGCTTCCGTTTACTTTGGAAAATGAGGAGTATTTGGACATAGGAGAAGTTCTCGAATCAAAAACGTTCCCAGATAAAGAAGAGGTGGATTTCTGGGAAAGCATGTTTGAAGAATTTTTACCTCATTACGTGCcttaa
- the LOC123870068 gene encoding esterase FE4-like isoform X1: protein MDFLNWIYPLVWRLFSVHVQVNEGVLEGDVDLNPYGSPFFSFKGIPYAEPPVGDLRFKAPQPKTPWEGVRSAKEHASKCYQYHLMPNESASSIGSEDCLYLNVYTPNLVPINPLPVMVWIHGGGFMIGGGDNDGPQFLLRKDVILVTINYRLEILGFLSLDTEDIPGNAGMKDQVAALRWVKENIRKFGGDPDNITIFGESAGGASVSFHLVSPMTKGLFKRAIMQSGTVTAWFPHTFRAKDKAILLARELGCYSNDDKEIYEFFKAQPVENLIGKEIRVFYAAWAKETPNYLNLFAIVSERQFGDNERFYYGDSFDLVRDGIHEDVEIMNGCTADEGSLYFAAGVDFNRLFDQANKFLEFFVPHLFAINTPLVTQMEIGRRFKEFYLKNNTASKDNVDDLLRYFSMEIFMYGAISMQKMVAKRDENKNYLYKFTCKSELNQFLTMTGLDDMFSYRPLTAHGDDVGYLFPLTPTVDMSSDAFKMIDQVTTLWTNFAKYGDPTPDDSLGTKWLPFTLENEEYLDIGEVLESKTFPDKEEVDFWESMFEEFLPHYVP, encoded by the exons ATggatttcttaaactggatatATCCTCTGGTCTGGAGGCTATTCTCTGTGCATGTGCAAGTAAATGAAGGTGTCTTGGAAGGAGACGTGGACTTGAATCCCTATGGAAGTCCCTTCTTCAGCTTTAAGGGCATACCTTATGCGGAACCTCCTGTTGGTGATCTGAGATTCAAG GCACCTCAGCCAAAAACACCGTGGGAAGGAGTTCGCAGTGCCAAAGAACACGCCTCGAAATGTTATCAGTACCACCTTATGCCCAACGAATCTGCTTCATCAATCGGCAGTGAAGATTGCCTGTACCTCAACGTTTACACTCCTAACTTAGTTCCTATCAACCCTTTACCTGTCATGGTGTGGATTCACGGAGGAGGATTCATGATTGGCGGTGGCGATAATGACGGTCCTCAATTCCTTTTAAGAAAAGATGTCATTCTAGTTACCATAAACTATAGACTGGAGATCTTAGGTTTCCTCTCCCTCGACACAGAAGACATCCCTGGAAACGCTGGTATGAAGGACCAAGTGGCTGCTCTAAGATGGGTCAAAGAAAACATAAGAAAGTTCGGTGGTGATCCTGATAACATTACCATTTTTGGTGAAAGTGCTGGAGGTGCAAGCGTTTCCTTCCATCTGGTCTCGCCGATGACTAAAGGTCTTTTCAAAAGAGCTATCATGCAGAGTGGGACAGTAACTGCATGGTTCCCGCACACATTTAGAGCAAAAGACAAGGCGATACTACTTGCGAGAGAATTAGGATGTTATTCCAATGACGACAAAGAAATCTACGAATTTTTTAAAGCTCAGCCTGTTGAAAACCTTATTGGAAAGGAAATAAGAGTATTTTACGCCGCATGGGCTAAAGAAACTCCTAATTACTTAAACttatttgctattgtatcaGAAAGACAGTTTGGTGACAATGAAAGATTTTACTACGGAGACTCTTTTGATCTGGTACGTGACGGCATACACGAGGATGTAGAAATTATGAATGGTTGTACAGCTGATGAAGGGAGTCTATATTTTGCAGCTGGAGTGGATTTCAACAGACTCTTCGATCAAGCTAATAAATTCTTGGAATTTTTCGTTCCACATCTCTTCGCCATTAACACTCCTTTAGTTACACAGATGGAAATTGGGCGAAGGTTTAAGGAGTTTTACTTGAAAAATAATACAGCGTCTAAGGATAACGTCGATGATTTGTTAAGGTATTTCAGTATGGAGATATTTATGTATGGAGCGATATCAATGCAGAAAATGGTTGCAAAGAGGGATGAGAACAAGAATTATTTGTACAAGTTTACATGTAAATCTGAATTGAACCAGTTCTTGACGATGACGGGATTGGACGATATGTTCAGCTACAGGCCTCTGACCGCACATGGCGATGACGTCGGCTATCTGTTCCCGCTAACTCCAACAGTCGACATGAGCTCGGACGCTTTCAAAATGATCGATCAAGTAACCACACTTTGGACGAATTTCGCTAAATATGG tgaTCCTACTCCTGATGACAGTTTGGGCACAAAATGGCTTCCGTTTACTTTGGAAAATGAGGAGTATTTGGACATAGGAGAAGTTCTCGAATCAAAAACGTTCCCAGATAAAGAAGAGGTGGATTTCTGGGAAAGCATGTTTGAAGAATTTTTACCTCATTACGTGCcttaa
- the LOC123870068 gene encoding acetylcholinesterase-like isoform X2: MDFLNWIYPLVWRLFSVHVQVNEGVLEGDVDLNPYGSPFFSFKGIPYAEPPVGDLRFKAPQPKTPWEGVRSAKEHASKCYQYHLMPNESASSIGSEDCLYLNVYTPNLVPINPLPVMVWIHGGGFMIGGGDNDGPQFLLRKDVILVTINYRLEILGFLSLDTEDIPGNAGMKDQVAALRWVKENIRKFGGDPDNITIFGESAGGASVSFHLVSPMTKERQFGDNERFYYGDSFDLVRDGIHEDVEIMNGCTADEGSLYFAAGVDFNRLFDQANKFLEFFVPHLFAINTPLVTQMEIGRRFKEFYLKNNTASKDNVDDLLRYFSMEIFMYGAISMQKMVAKRDENKNYLYKFTCKSELNQFLTMTGLDDMFSYRPLTAHGDDVGYLFPLTPTVDMSSDAFKMIDQVTTLWTNFAKYGDPTPDDSLGTKWLPFTLENEEYLDIGEVLESKTFPDKEEVDFWESMFEEFLPHYVP; this comes from the exons ATggatttcttaaactggatatATCCTCTGGTCTGGAGGCTATTCTCTGTGCATGTGCAAGTAAATGAAGGTGTCTTGGAAGGAGACGTGGACTTGAATCCCTATGGAAGTCCCTTCTTCAGCTTTAAGGGCATACCTTATGCGGAACCTCCTGTTGGTGATCTGAGATTCAAG GCACCTCAGCCAAAAACACCGTGGGAAGGAGTTCGCAGTGCCAAAGAACACGCCTCGAAATGTTATCAGTACCACCTTATGCCCAACGAATCTGCTTCATCAATCGGCAGTGAAGATTGCCTGTACCTCAACGTTTACACTCCTAACTTAGTTCCTATCAACCCTTTACCTGTCATGGTGTGGATTCACGGAGGAGGATTCATGATTGGCGGTGGCGATAATGACGGTCCTCAATTCCTTTTAAGAAAAGATGTCATTCTAGTTACCATAAACTATAGACTGGAGATCTTAGGTTTCCTCTCCCTCGACACAGAAGACATCCCTGGAAACGCTGGTATGAAGGACCAAGTGGCTGCTCTAAGATGGGTCAAAGAAAACATAAGAAAGTTCGGTGGTGATCCTGATAACATTACCATTTTTGGTGAAAGTGCTGGAGGTGCAAGCGTTTCCTTCCATCTGGTCTCGCCGATGACTAAAG AAAGACAGTTTGGTGACAATGAAAGATTTTACTACGGAGACTCTTTTGATCTGGTACGTGACGGCATACACGAGGATGTAGAAATTATGAATGGTTGTACAGCTGATGAAGGGAGTCTATATTTTGCAGCTGGAGTGGATTTCAACAGACTCTTCGATCAAGCTAATAAATTCTTGGAATTTTTCGTTCCACATCTCTTCGCCATTAACACTCCTTTAGTTACACAGATGGAAATTGGGCGAAGGTTTAAGGAGTTTTACTTGAAAAATAATACAGCGTCTAAGGATAACGTCGATGATTTGTTAAGGTATTTCAGTATGGAGATATTTATGTATGGAGCGATATCAATGCAGAAAATGGTTGCAAAGAGGGATGAGAACAAGAATTATTTGTACAAGTTTACATGTAAATCTGAATTGAACCAGTTCTTGACGATGACGGGATTGGACGATATGTTCAGCTACAGGCCTCTGACCGCACATGGCGATGACGTCGGCTATCTGTTCCCGCTAACTCCAACAGTCGACATGAGCTCGGACGCTTTCAAAATGATCGATCAAGTAACCACACTTTGGACGAATTTCGCTAAATATGG tgaTCCTACTCCTGATGACAGTTTGGGCACAAAATGGCTTCCGTTTACTTTGGAAAATGAGGAGTATTTGGACATAGGAGAAGTTCTCGAATCAAAAACGTTCCCAGATAAAGAAGAGGTGGATTTCTGGGAAAGCATGTTTGAAGAATTTTTACCTCATTACGTGCcttaa